In Gemmatimonadota bacterium, the genomic window GAGCTCTTCCAGCGCCTCGAGCCGGCTCAGAAAGACGGGGGAAGGATCGCTGTCTCCACTCCTCCAGCGGTGAACGGTACTTTCATCGGCCCTCAGAGCGGCCGCGATCTCACGGTACGTGAGGCCCAGCACGGCGTGGGCCTGTTCGATCGCCTTGACCTCACCGCGTAGGACGGCCATCAGACTCTCCCGTTGGCGAAGGATCGGGTGCTCAACAAGGATCAGGTATCGTACTTGCAAATGCAAGTGAGCGTTCCGACAGAAAGTTCCGAGGCTCTTCCGCGCGTGAAGACCTTGCCGTCCCCAAGTAAGTAGAGTGGTTCGCTCATCCCGATCCGCTCAAGAGATCCGTCAGTCCGTCGACGACTGTTTTTTCGGCGACCCGTTAAGGGCTCTCCACCGTGTAGAGAACTACCAACGGCACATCAAGTGGATCCTCCTGCACCGCGAGGAGCCACGGCGGGCGGATGTCCAAGATCCGCATCGGGCGCGGCAGCTCGACTCGATGGGTGAGGTGACCTCCCGAGTCGAAGACCAAGTAGCTTGTCGGATCCACTTCGATGATGAACTCTCCCACCCAGACCGCGCCGTCAGGAAGCGCGATGAGTTCATTGAAGTACGGTAGAGTGTCGTTCGCTCTCTCTCGCATGAGACGCACTAGTTCTGCCTCGAGCTCTGGCGGGCGCCGTGCAATGTACTCGGCGTTCAACTCACCATGGAGTGATACATAGTCGTCCAGCATGCTGTCCGTAACGAGCACCGGCTGGGCGGTCCAACGCGCGATCTGCGTGACTCTTCCCGCTCCATCCACCCAAACAATTTCGGGGCGGTCCGAGCGAGCCCTCACGAATCCACCGCTCCATGCGTCCGAAAATCCCATCCCTTGGAATGGGAAGGCCGGAGGCAATCGACCCCTCGCGTCACATGGCACTAGTTGCTCGAACTGCTCTGCAGCCGAAACCGTATCGACGACTCCGGTTTACAGGTCAACATGTACAAGAGGTACCCTCGCCCATGGTTCGGGGCCACACGATGGCTGCACTTCAACTCGACCACCGAGAAACAAGCCTCCTCGTCCATCGCCGCTCAAAGCTCGTATCGCAGACCTTCCTAATAGCCGCATTGTGCGCACCAGGTCTCCGTTTATGAACAGCGACAGCCGCTGAAGCCCCGAATCCTGCACTACCACCGTGTCAGCACCGATCACGGTCACCGAGAAGATACGGCTGAACTCACGGGGTCCCTGACCTGTCCCTCCCCAGGACCAGGACGAAGCGCCGTCTGCCCCAATCATGGTAACCCGGCTTGTCATCACGTCGCCTATTGCCGCCCTGCCATCGCTTAGAAGGGCTCCGGCCTGAATCATCGAGAAGACTGGCTCACCGGGGCGGTCTCCCACTCGATAGACAGGATCGGAGCTCAATCGGAGAGTGGCGAGCGCCTCGATCACCATCTCGTTTCGAATCAGACGCACGTCGGCGATGTCCTCATCTGAGGCGGCGTCATCGGGCGCCGCTGCGGGGCTCCCGCATGCAGCACACCCGACGATCGCGGCAAGACCAATCCCCATGCACAGAGGCCTTCTCACAGTGCGCTGCCGGGACCTCACCGAGCGTTGCTCCCAAAGAATTCCGACAAGTCGCAAGGGAACGTCGGGCGAAGGCCTAAGTACGGAAGTCAGTCTTCGCATCTTACGGTGGCTCCCAGGCGAGTGGCGAATCCGACGGTTCCACGCGGACACGAATGGAACGTCGCGCCGAAGCGTACCCGGCATTTCGCCAACGCAGGTATACAGCCTGCGGCGATTCCGAATTGTAGGCCACAACGCCCACCGTTCCAGCGTTGCCGAATCCGGAGTCTTGGCGCGGGCCGTGCTTCGGCACGGCGCGTGACGAGGCGAAGGGTTGCAGCGGAGGGCCGCCAGGCCCGGAGCCGGCACACGCGTTGTTATACGCTGGCGTAACCCTGTGCCCTAGCGAGAGATACCGATTCTATCAACAATCGACTCGGCATCAAGACATACGTCATGGTCGGACTCCCACCAGACCCGACGCCCCAAAAGTCTCTGGGCGTTCTAAACGCATCGGGTGTAACCTGCGCGGCCCGAACGCAGACGGGCAACCGCCCTGCCGTTTTGCGTCAGGTTCACACTCTTGGTAGGCCCATTCCATCAACTTTCATGGAAGCAGTCGAGCGAGTCTTCGCAATGGATGATCTTGCGAGAGACGGAGAAACAGAACTGAACCGATGTTTTCGTCAACGCGCGCCACGAGGGTCTGTAATAGAAGAGTCTCCGCCGATGAAATAATGAACGCGCTGATTGCGAGGAGGAATAGGGTTGGACTATATCGCTCCACAAGGAATGCGTGGATAACGAACACATATAACACTAGACCGGCGACCTTGGAGAGATACAAGTGCAGGTTAGCAATGCGTCTGAACTTCAGGACCCCAACGGACAGGGAAGTAAGGTACACGCCTATCGCGGCAAGCGAGAGCAGCCGATTCTCGGAGAAGATCTCAGGCATAAGAATATACACCCACGCGATCGCTGATAGCTGGACAAATTGATCCGCAAGCGAGTCGAACCTGGCGCCGAATTGCGATGTCTGATTCAGCCTTCGCGCTAAAGGTCCGTCGATGAGATCGGTTAACCCGGCCACGATAAGACCTAGGCCGATGCCTCTTTCCGATCCAAGAATTGCGCAAATCCACATGGCGGGGACTGACAGAAGCCGGATCAAAGTGAGCTGATTGGGCATACGCCGAAGCTTGGAAAGCATAGCCTCATCCGCTCGCAGGACGCTCAGTACCGACATCACCCGGCTTGGTTCACGGCGTGAATGCGCTAACAAGGGTTCGACGGGTCCTTGTAACACCGGCTGTCCCGGCACGCTTCGCATAAGATACGCAGTGGGAATTCCATCTGCCTCCATCACGCGAGTCGTGCCACGACCGGCCAGGCTGGCCTCTCCCATTTGGCCTTCCGATGCTTGTCACTCCATGGCCTTTTCCGGAAGGGTTACGCTTGCGTATAACGTTCCAGCGTTGCCGAACCCGGAGCGCTCGGCGCGACTCGTGCCCCGCACGGGGCGTGACGAGCCGGAGGGTTGCAGCGGAGGGGCAAAGCCCCGGAGCCGGCACACGCGTTGTTAGGCGACGTTGCTGTGGCCCAGTCGTTGGAGGGACCGTTACAACCCTTCGAACAACTGCCTCAGCCCGTGGTCCGCATGGCGAACGAGATATGATCCCCGCCTCGCCTCGGGCTCCACCACCACATCGCGCATGAAGCTAGTTGTCTGCCCGTCGACGATTAGGGTAGCGGAGTCGAAGGGTGCTTCGGTTCCGATGGAACTTAGCTTGCCATGGTCCAACACCTCTACCTTCATGATTCCCGCGTTGTGGCGAGTCGTTTGGTTGTGCACTGCCACAACGTGATGGCGATACCCGCGCACCAACAATAGAAACGTGCCAGGGGGCATTCCTTCGTACGGAGGCGGTCCAGCCCCCATCTCACCCATCTTCGTCAGCGTTCGAATTCGCCGCAGGTCGGGTTGCGCCGCTAGGACCGATTCGGCGAAGTCGAATTCAGAACCTGCGGCATACAGGAATCGCGCCGATTGACGAATCTGTAGCTCATTCAGATACGTCACGAAGTCTTGCCCGATTTCAACGACGGTCTGCCGACGTATGCCCCGCAACAGTTCTTCATACCACGGGTCGGCAAGCCGTGGCCGAGGGTGCGATGTGTCCAACGATTCGGCTACCTGTTCACCGATGCTCGGGCAATACAGCGCGAGACAGCGGGCAGGGGAGATTGGAAAGTAGATCTCGATGCCAGGTTCCGAGACGCCAACCTCCCCGTAGGGAAAGGTGTTGTACATCACCACCGGATTGTCAGAAAGCCAGAATGCGACACCCGGAACCGAAGCCTGAAGGAGTACCAAGTCTTTCGCAGCCAGCGACTCGGCCAACTCCGAGACTCCGAGCAGCTGCCTAAGGTGTATTCTGCGCGCCTGGTCATCTGAGACGGCGACGGCGCCGAACCCAAGCGACTTGGTGGCCTCATTCAACTGATCGGCGAACGCGGGGATGCTCGATCTCCGCAATTGCGTACGCAGAAGCTGCATGGCGACCAGCATGGGGACGTCCGCCAAGACGTCCTCCGCGAGGCTTGCTACGGCGTCAGTCGCCAGGAGTTCGCGAGTGACAGAAGCCAGGCGGTCGTCCAGCGCTTGAAACGCAGGTTCCCAATTCAGACGCTTCTCTCCGGACCGTACGACGTAGAAGTCCCTCTCCGCTGCCGCATCCCTGATGGCGGACATGAAGCCTCGGCCCTCTTCCTTGTCATAGACCCAGACCTGCTCTCGGTCGTGAGAGGCCGCAAAATGGCGCAAGAGGGACTGAGGTACCGTGTGATGCTTTCGGGCGGTCATTTGGTCAGCAACTAGAGGAGTTCTCTACCTTGCCTCACCTTCCCTTGGATCCACAGCAATGTCGCCTAACATGGAGATTCCCGAATTCGCGTTCGGAGCTGCCGCATCGACTCCAGTTGCGGCCAGTGTTTGAGTGACTCCACCACGACAACGAGCGTGGTCGCACCGCCGCGCGCAATTTGCTTGAAAGCGTCCCAATCATGCACGACCGTGGGTCGAGGACTGAGGTCTTCGAGCTGGGCTAAGTTCCGTTGCTCGGCGCAGAAGACGAGTGTCATGGTGCGCTCTTCCGTCATCGAGATGATGGAAATACATTCGAAGCGGAGTTCAACCGGACGAGGACCCCTCCCTAGCGCTCACGCAAGTAGAGCGAAAATGTATGGCGCCGCAAGCGGCGTGGGACACGCGAGGAGGGTGGTTGGATGCCTTTCTGCATTCGCGGACCGCGAGCCCGCACCACCGTATCCTCATCGCGCGCAGTGCTCCCAGCCTGGGTATGTTCCTGGGTATATTGGTGCCCGGACACGCTCCGGATCGTCCCCGGATCTTTCGGACCCCATCTGACGAAACTCCAATAGATCCGGACTTTCTCCAGATCACCCGGGCAGGGGAGGGCGCCTTACAAGCAGGAGGTCGGGATTCGAATCCCTCAGCGCCGATATGCGGACTCGATCCCAGATGTCGCCGTTGGGGGAACGCGCAAGTCCAGAGGCGCCCTCACCTCCGAGTAGACGTCCAAGCGGTGACCGTCGTGGATTGCCTGGGTGGCTTGACCCCGTTTCTTCCTCAGGGTAGCGTCACCTAATGGACTATCGCAACCGCATCGTCCTGGACCCGCAGGTTCGCTTCGGGAAGCCCACCGTGCGTGGGACTCGCATCACAGTGAGCGATGTCCTGTCTTATCTCGCAGGCGGGATGAGCGAGGACCAGATCCTCGTGGATTTCCCCCAGCTCGCTCTTGAGGACATTCGTGCCTGCCTCGCGTTCGCTGCCGAGCGCGAGCGCCGGCTGGCGAGCGTCCCTGCCCCCTGAGGTGGCTTGGCGGAACGTCTGGGCGAGCCCTCCGTGAAACTTCTGTTCGATGAGAATCTCGCGGCACGTCTGGTCCGGGATCTCGCCGATCTTTACCCTGACTCCTCGGACGCCCTCTCCCTTGGCCTCGGTGGGGCCGGAGATCGAGCGATCTGGGCCCGAGCAGGGGCGGAGGACTTTGTCCTGGTAACGAAGGACGAGGACTTCCACCGGCTCAGCGTCATGCACGGCCCACCTCCCAGGGTCATCTTGATTAGGCTCGGTAATTGCACGACGGCGGAGGTGGCGGCAATCCTCCGCGCTCGTATAGCGGAGATAAGGGCGCTGACGGAGCAAGCAGAGGTTGCCTTCTTGGCGCTTGGATAAGCCCGTTAAGGGAAGGGGCAGGGAAGGGCTGGACACAACCGGCCGTGAAACGCCGCGACCAGGCGCAATGAGGTGCGGCCGACGGAGGACCTAAGCGCCGATCAGCGCCACACTTGGGATTCCGGAAATTTTCCACAATCGCGACTCTCCCCGCTGGACAGAGAATGGAAACGAATAAGAAGCGACCGACCTGGACCCGCGGCGCCGACTTCGCGCGGATGGTGGTTGCGGTCTGCTGGATGATCGGGATCTATGCGATCGTTGCGGCGGCGGACGCATCGGGGTCGCCGGCGAGAGCCGGCGCCAGTGCCATCGCTCTCACAGCCGCCGCGGCCGTTGCGTTCTGGGGCATCCACAGGTTCTCCAAGCTCTCCGACCCGTAAGGCGCTTCACGCTTCCGCCAGGACGCCGAGCTCGCGCAGATGCGGGATCTGGCCTGTGGAAGCCGGGTAGTCTAAGTGAGAGTAAGCTTCCCGACGCTTGGAGGTAGGTTTAGCAGGAGCTCGAGTCTCGTACCCGGCACTATTTCACACACCACGCAAACTCGTTCCGGCTGGTTGTCGGGAGGCTCCCATGGAGCAGATTTCACTCCGTCCTGCGAGACTCGTGTGGGGCGCCGCACTCCTCACGATCTGCGCCTGCCGCGCCGACGATTCGGTGGCCACCTCCGGATCGCCGCTGGAAGGAGTTGAGTTCGACACCCTCGCGGTGGTCGGTGTGCTGGAAGGTGATCCATCGGAGGTCTTTTCACGAATTCGGTCCGTGGCGCTCGCGCCCGACGGTCGCTTCGCCGTATTGGACGACCGCACTCCCATGCTCGCTCTCTTCGATGCGGAAGGCACCTTGCTCGGGGCCGTCACCGCTTCGGGCCAGGGACCCGGTGAGCTCGGCCGTCCCTGGGAGGTGCTCTGGACCCACGACGGGGACCTCCTCGTGCTGGATCCCTCGAATCGCCGGATCTCCCGCTTTCGCCCGACCGACGGCGAGCTCGCGCTCGTCGACACTCGCCAGATCCAGATTTTTGGCGATGGATTCTGCGTTCTCCGCGACCGGATCTTCTTCAACCTGATCTGGGACGGGAGAATGATGCATGAGCTGGGCGACGACGGCAGAGGGGCGAGATCCTTCGGGGAGCCGCCTGAGTTGGCGGTGGCCGAAGGAGTCGTGGGCGTCGCGCGCGAGATCGTGATGGAGATGTGGAGCTCGGGCCGGCTCTTCTGCGACGAGGCGAGTGGTACGCTCCTGGAGGTGGGCATCTCGCACCCGCGCGCGCAGCTGTACGACCTCGATGGAACCCCGCGGTGGACGATCGAGCTGGCCGACCTCTACTTCCTCCTTCCCAACGTATCCTCCGACGGCCGCGGTGTAGGGTACCGCCAGGACGAGGAACGGGGGACGCACATTCTTCGCTCGGTTCTCCCATGGCGGCCCGGAGAAATCCTGCTCCAATACAGCTTTGCTCACCCCGGGGCGGAGAGCGGGCCGGTGGCGGCCGTAGAATCCCGACTTCTCACCGTTGCCGACGGCGGCGAGGTCGCCCGAACCCGAAGCCTTCCGGAGTTCATCGCGGCGTCGGGGGACCGATACGTTCAGATCGAGCGCGAGCCGTTTCCTCGCGTCCTCCTTGTTCAGCGGCGCTGAGCGCCCCACAAGCCGCTAAGCCGCCCCTCCCTCATGTGCACACGCTACAAGCTGACCATCGAGGAGCAGGAGCTTCTCGCCACCTATGTGGCGGAGATGTTCATGGACGACTATCGGCCGCGATACAACATCGCGCCGACCCAGTCCGTCCCCGTCCTCGTGAATCGCGAGGAGAAACGCCGCATCGAGGGCTTCCGCTTCGGGCTCGTGCCGGCCTGGGCGAAGGATTCGTCCATCGGGAACAAGCTGCTGAATGCCCGCTCCGAGACGGTTGCGGAAAAACCTTCGTTCCGCGGGGCGTGGAAACATGCCCGCCGCTGCGCCGTGCTCACCGACGGATTTTACGAGTGGAAAAAGCCCGAGTCGGACAAGGGCTCCAAGGTTCCGCACGTCATCGAGATGGCGGATCGCCGAACCTTCGCGCTCGCCGGGTTGTGGGAGCGGTGGGGACCGGGTGACGACCCGCTCTTCAGCGTGACGATCCTCACGACGAAGCCGAACGACGTCCTGGGCTCGATTCACGACCGCATGCCGGTCGTCCTGGGCGTGGCGGAGGAGTGGGACGCCTGGGTGGATCCGGCGATCGCCTCGGATGACCTGACCGGTTTCTTCCATCCCTATCCGGCCGAGGAGTTGCACGCCTACGCCGTGAGCACCTACGTGAACAAGCCGGGAAACGAGGGGCCGCAGTGCGCGGAGCCGACCCACGGACTCTGAAGCCGTGCCTACTGACAGGCGATGGGCGACGGACCAACATTCACCAGGTTGCTCTTCTCAAACGGGAGGTCTCGTGGCCTTCGATCCTTACCTCGCCGACCGAATTCGTCAGCGCCTCGGAAAGCGTCCGGGCCTGACCGAAAAGGAGATGTTCGGTGGGCTCGGGTTCATGCTCCACGGCAACATGTGCTGCGGGATCATCGGGGACGAGATGATCGCGCGGCTCGGCCCCGAGGGAGGGGAGGCGGCCCTTCGCGATCCCCACACCCGTCCCTTCGATTTTACCGGACGCCCGATGCGGGGGTGGATCTTCGTGGAAGCGGCAGGGCTCGACGATGACGCGGCTCTGGACCGCTGGGTCGCGCGATCGGTCGAGTTCGCGTCCTCCCTCCCGCGAAAATAGGGGGATGCAACCGCGGTCTGTTGGCAGGCCGAGATGAAAGAGGTTACCCCCCAGGCCAGAGCAGGAGGACGAGCACGGCGACCCCCGCCCCGGCGAGGAAATACGGGAGGAGTTGGCGAAGGAGTCGCCGGGACCCGAGGACGCCTACGATCCCGAGCTTGAAGGCCAGGTTGGCGAGCGCCGCCACCATGACGACGCGCCAGAGAGTCTCGGGCCGGATCGTCTCGACTCGCGCGAGATTCGCGCTCGAAAGAGTGATCGCATCGAGGTCCGCGACCCCCGATACCGCTCCGATCGCATACATCCCCGCACTCCCGAACCATTCACGCGACGCGGCCATGGCGAGAATGATGGCGGCGTAGAGCGTTCCGAAGGCGATGGCGGATCCGAACTCGGTCGGATTCGACGGTTCCGGCATCGGCTGATGGTTCGCGTTGCCGCGGCGCCAGGCGAGAATCGAGAGGATCGTGAAGGCCAGGAGAAGGACGAGGAGGGGCGGCGCCGCAATCCTCAGGCTTCCGGGAGCTACGACGGAGATCTCGACAAGGACTCGCACCACCACGATGGTGGACGCGATCAGGATGACGACGACGGAGAGATCGGAGGCCGCTCCCCCCCCGCGGCTCTTTCGCGCGTAGCTTACCGTGGTGGCGGTGCTGGAGATCACACCTCCCAGAATCCCCGCGATCGCGGTTCCGGTCCGCCCCCCGAGAAACTTATAGGCGACGTAGCCCCCCAGGCTGATCGCTGCGATCAGGACCACCATTAGCCAGATCTCCCGCGGGTTCAGCACCGCGAAGGGTCCGAAGGTCTGGTTCGGGAGAACGGGGAAGATGACGAGCGTCACCAGGGCGAACCGCATGATCGCCGTGACATCCTTGTCGCCCAGCCGCTCGACGATTCCGTGGAGACGCGCCTTGGAGTAGAGGAGGATCGCGAGGGTGCCGCCCAGTGCGATCCCGACCTCGAGGGGACCGAGGAGGAGGAAGGCGCCGAGGCCGAACATGAGAAGGAGTGCGACTTCGGTCGTCATCCCGGGATCGTGAAGGCCCGCCCTGAGCTTTCCCACGTTTCCCATCACGGTCAACCCCGCGACAGCCAGGAATCCGGCGGCGAGGACCCATCCTCCGAGCTCGAGCGAAAGGAGCCCGGCGACTCCCCCGAAAAGAGCGACGACGGCGAAGGTGCGAACCCCGGCCAGGGAGCTTCCGCGTCGCTCACGCTCGAGCCCGACGAGAAGCCCGAGCCCCAGGGCGACCCCGAGCCGAAGGACCATCGTCGCGAGGGGGATCGCCTCCACCTGGCCTCCGGGTGTGTGTGATGGGTGGATGGAGGGACCGCCACTCCTCGATGCTCTCCGTCAGGGGAGGGAAAGTACCCTCGCGTCCCAGACAGGATCGCGTGCCCGTCCTCCCCGCAGACGGGTCGTCCGGTAGGCACCGCTCCCAGCGGGAAGTGCGGTGGGGAGGGCCGGTCCTGTCAAGCGGGACGGTGATACGTCGGCACCGGGGCTTGCCCGTTCGGGACCCCTTCGCCAACCTAGGGCCGCATTTGTGGGCTCCCGAGATGATCGGTTCCTCGACTCACCCTCCTCCCTGATTCCATGGCCTCCCCGGGAAGCGCTGGCGCTGCCGAGTCCCCGGATCGCCGTAGCCGATCGGCGAAGGGTGATCCGTCCGGACCCGTCCGGCCCTCGGAGGTGCGCGGGGCGTTCTGGGTTCCGCTCGCGTTGACCGCGGGTCTCGTCCTCCTCTCCTTTACGCCGAGGGTCCTGGAGAACGAGATCCTGGCGCGGTCGTTCTGGGGTGCCGCGGTGGCCCTGCTGGCCTGGCAGGCGATCTACTTCCTTCGCACGAAGCGCCTGGGCACCCTTCCGAAGCTCCTGCTCGCCACGCCACGCAGGCAGCACTACATCCAGGCCCTCTGCCAGATCTCCGTCTTCGCATACTGGGGCTGGTACTGGCGCCCGGTTTATGGGTTCGCCCTCCTTCTCGTGGGCCAGCTCGCCTTCGCCTACGCCTTCGACATGCTCCTCCAGTGGTGGCGGCGGGGCAGCTACCTCCTCGGATTCGGTCCCTTCCCGATCATCTTCAGCGTGAACCTCTTCCTCTGGTTCCGCGACGACTGGTTTTTCCTCCAGTTCCTCATGCTGGCGGTGGGCTTCTTGGGGAAGGAATTCGTGAAGTGGGAGAGGGAAGGGAAAAAGACGCACATCTTCAATCCCTCGGCCTTCGCGCTCGGGCTCTTTTCGCTGATCCTGATCGTGACGGGGACGACAGAGCTGACCTGGGGACAGGAAATCGCGTCCACGCTGAGCCTCGCGCCGCGGATCTACCTCTTTCTCTTCCTGGTGGGGCTGGTGGTGATGTATTTCTTCTCCATCACCCTGGTGGCCTCGGCGGCGGCGGCGGTCCTCTTCGGGCTGAGCGCCCTGCACTCTTGGTGGGCCGGAGTCCCGTACTTCCTGGACACCGAGATCCCCGCCGCGGTTTTCCTCGGGCTCCACCTCCTGGTGACGGACCCTTCGACTTCGCCCCGGACTCCTCCGGGGAAGCTGGTCTTCGGGGCGCTTTATGGGGCGGGAGTCTTCGCGCTTTATTCGCTCCTCGGAGCGCTCGGAGCTCCCACCTTCTACGACAAGCTGCTCATCGTTCCGCTCCTGAACCTGAGCGTCCAGCGGATCGACCGCCTCGTCCAACGCATCCCGGTGCGTCCGCTTCTCGGCCGAGTCTGGCCCGGGTGGACCCCGGCGCGCCTGAACGTCGCTCACATCGGGATCTGGATCGCCTTCTTCGCGCTGATGACGGCGACGGGGCGAACGGACGGCCGGCACACGGGGGACAGCCTCCCGTTCTGGGAAGCCGCCTGTGCGGACGGGCGGCGAACGGGATGCGAACGCCTCCTCCAACTCCAATACGCCTATTGCGCCGACAACTCGGGCTGGGCGTGCAACGAGCTGGGCCGCCACCTCTTCGAAGGGACGATCACGGAGGCCGATCAGGAACTCGCCCTCCAATATTTTTCCCGGTCCTGCGAGCTACGCTTTCAGGCGGCTTGCCTGAACCTCCTTTCAACCGTCGGCGATCTCCGGAAAGGGGACCCACGAGTGATCGACCTCCGCGTCATTCTGAGGGAAGGAGGGGCGAACCTCCTCGAGACCCCCGAGCCGGAGCTCTACGCCCGGGCGTGCGAGCACGACTGGACTTTCGCCTGCGGACGGGTGACCGGTGCGCTCTGAGTCGCGGGCGGGAAAACGCCGATCGAAGCCCGATCCGGCTTCGTCGGGGGAGAATTGGAAGGCGCTCACGGACCCGCGTGGCATGGAGCCGAAATTCAAGGCCTGGGGGGAGCTCATCCTCGCCGCCCTCGTCGTCGTCGCCCTGGTCATCCTCGTGGGGGAGCGCTTCGACATGGCTATCCGCGATGCGGCCGGGCCCGCGCTCCCCCCGATTGTGGGGCTTGAGTCCCTCTCCGGTGTCCGTCCCGCGGCCTGGTATCTCCCGGACGATCGCCTCCTCGGTTTCGTGGAGATTACCGACGGCCGCTTCCTTATGGGGAGTGATCCCCAAGCCGATTCGCTCGCGTACGAAAATGAGTTCTGGCCGGGCGGCGGACAGGCGACCGTAGACCTTCCCACCTACTACATCGGGCGCACCGAGGTCACGATCGCGCAGTTCCGCGCTTTCCTCGCCGACACCCGGTACGCGGTCGATCCCGCGGCGCTCGATGGACCCCCCGACCATCCCGTCGCGTCGGTCACCTGGCCCGACGCGCTCGCGTACGCCCGCTGGCTCGACGGGATGCTGCGGAACTGGTCCGATACCCCTCCGGAACTCGCCCGGGCCCTCGATGAGGGCGCGCGTGTCACCCTCCCCGACGAGGCCGAATGGGAGAAAGCGGCGCGCGGGACGGACGGGCGCATCTTCCCCTGGGGGAACGACCCGGTGGGCGGGAAAGCGAACTTCCAGGGGACGGACGTCGCCCCCGTGGGGAGCGTTGTTTGTGCCGAGTGCGCCCACGGGCTCGCCGATATGAGCGGGAACGTCTGGGAGTGGACCCGGAGCCCCTTCCAGCCCTACCCGTACGATCCTGCCGGACTTCCCCTCGACCTTCAGGCTGACGCCCTCTGGGTCATGCGGGGCGGGTCTTTCTCGGACGGGCTCCAAAACGTGCGTGCCGCCACCCGAGGCGGTGCCGATCCGGGGGCCGGCCGTCCCTTCATCGGTTTTCGAGTGGCGATTTCGGCCCGCTGAGCCCGCCTCAGAGCGAGACGAGGTAGGTCATCTTCACGACCAGCTGGTGGTCCCGGAACTCGGTGGGAAGAGGGGTTCCAGCCACGTCCCGCCGCACTTCGTCGTACACGATGTAGAGGTCGCTTCCAGGGCGGTAGATGTATCGGAAGCGGACGCTCGTGCTCCACTGCTCGTTCGACGAGTTGTACTGCGTCAGCGTGCGGAGAGACGTGTTCGGCGAGAAGGCGTAGTCGAGCTGGAGCGACCCCACCTCCGCCACGAAGGCTCCGGCGGGAAGATCCACGTCGTTGCGCGTGAACCGGGCCGTCGTCGCGAGTTGCGAGGTAATCCGCACCCCCGCGCTGAGCGAGATGTCCGTCCGGTCGCCGTCGTAGAAGGTCTGCGGGTCCCAGGAGACGCTGTAGGTGACGCGCCGCGAGGGGTTGCTGGAGTAGGACACGCGCCAGTCGTAGAAATGATATGCCCCCGGCGCGATGACGACGCCCGACGCGACCCGGAAGGGATCGTCGAGCCGCTCGAAGTATCGGTTGTGCCAGAAGTTCAGGTAGGCACCACTGTCGAAGCGCACTCCCAACATGTGGTGGAACTGACGACTGAGCAGGCGGCCGTCCT contains:
- a CDS encoding helix-turn-helix domain-containing protein encodes the protein MAVLRGEVKAIEQAHAVLGLTYREIAAALRADESTVHRWRSGDSDPSPVFLSRLEALEELLRETEQTFRSEAAARGWLDRDVEALEAKRPRELLLEGRIERVTAVLLSLNVGTSI
- a CDS encoding CDP-alcohol phosphatidyltransferase family protein; amino-acid sequence: MGEASLAGRGTTRVMEADGIPTAYLMRSVPGQPVLQGPVEPLLAHSRREPSRVMSVLSVLRADEAMLSKLRRMPNQLTLIRLLSVPAMWICAILGSERGIGLGLIVAGLTDLIDGPLARRLNQTSQFGARFDSLADQFVQLSAIAWVYILMPEIFSENRLLSLAAIGVYLTSLSVGVLKFRRIANLHLYLSKVAGLVLYVFVIHAFLVERYSPTLFLLAISAFIISSAETLLLQTLVARVDENIGSVLFLRLSQDHPLRRLARLLP
- a CDS encoding DUF4238 domain-containing protein, whose translation is MTARKHHTVPQSLLRHFAASHDREQVWVYDKEEGRGFMSAIRDAAAERDFYVVRSGEKRLNWEPAFQALDDRLASVTRELLATDAVASLAEDVLADVPMLVAMQLLRTQLRRSSIPAFADQLNEATKSLGFGAVAVSDDQARRIHLRQLLGVSELAESLAAKDLVLLQASVPGVAFWLSDNPVVMYNTFPYGEVGVSEPGIEIYFPISPARCLALYCPSIGEQVAESLDTSHPRPRLADPWYEELLRGIRRQTVVEIGQDFVTYLNELQIRQSARFLYAAGSEFDFAESVLAAQPDLRRIRTLTKMGEMGAGPPPYEGMPPGTFLLLVRGYRHHVVAVHNQTTRHNAGIMKVEVLDHGKLSSIGTEAPFDSATLIVDGQTTSFMRDVVVEPEARRGSYLVRHADHGLRQLFEGL
- a CDS encoding DUF433 domain-containing protein, which codes for MDYRNRIVLDPQVRFGKPTVRGTRITVSDVLSYLAGGMSEDQILVDFPQLALEDIRACLAFAAERERRLASVPAP
- a CDS encoding DUF5615 family PIN-like protein encodes the protein MKLLFDENLAARLVRDLADLYPDSSDALSLGLGGAGDRAIWARAGAEDFVLVTKDEDFHRLSVMHGPPPRVILIRLGNCTTAEVAAILRARIAEIRALTEQAEVAFLALG
- a CDS encoding SOS response-associated peptidase — encoded protein: MCTRYKLTIEEQELLATYVAEMFMDDYRPRYNIAPTQSVPVLVNREEKRRIEGFRFGLVPAWAKDSSIGNKLLNARSETVAEKPSFRGAWKHARRCAVLTDGFYEWKKPESDKGSKVPHVIEMADRRTFALAGLWERWGPGDDPLFSVTILTTKPNDVLGSIHDRMPVVLGVAEEWDAWVDPAIASDDLTGFFHPYPAEELHAYAVSTYVNKPGNEGPQCAEPTHGL
- a CDS encoding TfoX/Sxy family protein, which translates into the protein MAFDPYLADRIRQRLGKRPGLTEKEMFGGLGFMLHGNMCCGIIGDEMIARLGPEGGEAALRDPHTRPFDFTGRPMRGWIFVEAAGLDDDAALDRWVARSVEFASSLPRK
- a CDS encoding MgtC/SapB family protein, with translation MEAIPLATMVLRLGVALGLGLLVGLERERRGSSLAGVRTFAVVALFGGVAGLLSLELGGWVLAAGFLAVAGLTVMGNVGKLRAGLHDPGMTTEVALLLMFGLGAFLLLGPLEVGIALGGTLAILLYSKARLHGIVERLGDKDVTAIMRFALVTLVIFPVLPNQTFGPFAVLNPREIWLMVVLIAAISLGGYVAYKFLGGRTGTAIAGILGGVISSTATTVSYARKSRGGGAASDLSVVVILIASTIVVVRVLVEISVVAPGSLRIAAPPLLVLLLAFTILSILAWRRGNANHQPMPEPSNPTEFGSAIAFGTLYAAIILAMAASREWFGSAGMYAIGAVSGVADLDAITLSSANLARVETIRPETLWRVVMVAALANLAFKLGIVGVLGSRRLLRQLLPYFLAGAGVAVLVLLLWPGG
- a CDS encoding SUMF1/EgtB/PvdO family nonheme iron enzyme, whose product is MEPKFKAWGELILAALVVVALVILVGERFDMAIRDAAGPALPPIVGLESLSGVRPAAWYLPDDRLLGFVEITDGRFLMGSDPQADSLAYENEFWPGGGQATVDLPTYYIGRTEVTIAQFRAFLADTRYAVDPAALDGPPDHPVASVTWPDALAYARWLDGMLRNWSDTPPELARALDEGARVTLPDEAEWEKAARGTDGRIFPWGNDPVGGKANFQGTDVAPVGSVVCAECAHGLADMSGNVWEWTRSPFQPYPYDPAGLPLDLQADALWVMRGGSFSDGLQNVRAATRGGADPGAGRPFIGFRVAISAR